From a single Nitrogeniibacter mangrovi genomic region:
- a CDS encoding HD domain-containing phosphohydrolase produces the protein MKIAIIDDTPLNLTLMQALVSKLPECEPQPFADPAEGLAWCQQNEPDLVIVDYMMPGLDGVEFIRRFRATPQRGDVPILMVTADHERQTRYNALQSGATDFLNKPVDRNEFQPRVHNMLALRRAHLATRERARTLEIEVAKATALVHDREQETVTRLARAAEFRDPETGAHIQRMAHYSALIARQAGQSDAYCTMLLLSAPMHDVGKLGIPDHILMKPGRLTPDEFEQMKRHPEIGYDILKDSTSPVIQAAATIALSHHEKFDGSGYPNGLSGEAIPLAGRIVAVADVFDALTSARPYKPAWPLDEARQFLVEGRGQHFDPSCVDALLADWPAVLDIRDRFRDEDEH, from the coding sequence ATGAAGATCGCGATCATCGACGACACGCCGCTGAACCTGACCCTGATGCAGGCGCTCGTCAGCAAACTGCCCGAATGCGAACCGCAGCCGTTCGCCGATCCGGCGGAGGGGCTGGCCTGGTGCCAGCAGAACGAGCCGGACCTGGTCATCGTCGATTACATGATGCCGGGGCTCGACGGCGTGGAGTTCATTCGCCGCTTCCGCGCCACCCCGCAGCGCGGCGACGTCCCGATCCTGATGGTGACGGCCGACCACGAACGCCAGACTCGCTACAACGCGCTGCAGTCGGGCGCCACCGATTTTCTCAACAAGCCCGTGGACCGCAACGAATTCCAGCCCCGGGTCCATAACATGCTGGCCCTGCGCCGCGCCCATCTGGCCACGCGCGAGCGGGCCCGCACGCTCGAGATCGAAGTCGCCAAGGCCACCGCGCTGGTGCACGACCGCGAGCAGGAAACGGTCACCCGCCTGGCCCGCGCCGCCGAATTCCGCGACCCGGAAACCGGCGCCCACATCCAGCGCATGGCGCACTACTCCGCGCTCATCGCCCGCCAGGCCGGCCAAAGCGACGCCTACTGCACCATGCTCCTGCTCTCGGCCCCGATGCACGACGTGGGCAAGCTGGGCATCCCCGACCACATCCTCATGAAGCCTGGACGGCTGACGCCGGACGAGTTCGAGCAGATGAAGCGCCACCCCGAGATCGGCTACGACATCCTCAAGGATTCGACCTCGCCCGTGATCCAGGCGGCAGCGACCATCGCCCTGTCCCATCATGAAAAATTCGACGGCTCCGGCTACCCCAACGGCCTGTCCGGCGAGGCCATCCCCCTGGCCGGGCGCATCGTCGCCGTGGCCGACGTGTTCGACGCGCTCACCTCCGCGCGCCCCTACAAACCCGCCTGGCCGCTGGACGAGGCACGGCAGTTTCTCGTCGAGGGCCGCGGACAGCATTTCGACCCCAGCTGTGTCGATGCCCTGCTTGCCGACTGGCCGGCCGTACTCGACATCCGGGACCGCTTCCGGGACGAAGACGAGCACTGA
- a CDS encoding hybrid sensor histidine kinase/response regulator, whose translation MRALLDRLRPRSLRHRIVAVFVVMGLVTVLVATATLHRILPERATARLEENTRALVSLVATLMADAVAANDVPTLVQKLNPFADHPGLNELVVSDRQGLGLALIRRDGTGNVQTAAPNTHPLSPPTDADNVRVDGHGLTVWAPIGQIAPLGWVRATVATAPVTDAAALALKLGALGLLLLAVASAALNQLLKAPLRDLDAATAFAGRMGEDEAGYLHLHGDATELRQLADALNWTAIHLWDERAALEESEARKRVITEAALDSIITIDPRGMVVEFNPAAERTFGYSRAEVLQAPLSEFIIPPDLRQAHEAGMQRYLETGTGPVINQLIEIRAMRKGGQEFPVEMAILPVELDGKRLLTAYLRDISERKTAAATMEAKEARIRGILDNLSELVFETDADLRWQYLNPTWVHLANLPVDAVLGRRALAWVGARERKRLREQLDMLAAGKSERLRADVRTIGVAGEPVWLELFVRPLRAADGSLTGYSGTATDVTARKQVEQTLREAKEIAEHANRAKSDFLANMSHEIRTPMNAIIGMTDLALETDLDDEQREYLSLVKGSADSLLSVLNDILDFSKIEAGKLDFEHIHFGLRDCVSLAHRTLEDQAGRHGLTLTQHVDPTVPDQLLGDPHRLRQVLLNLVSNAIKFTEQGHVSIRVALAESSATEAELQFTVADTGIGIPEDKQAMIFDAFAQADGSSTRRYGGTGLGLAICSQLVHGMHGRIWVESSPGKGSRFHFTARFDRAPAQAPAHARDTDLTSLQVLVAAGGEAVRQHLQSMLESWHMCVTLATTGASALQMLRTGLSEPGTRFDVLVADAELGDMNAFDFYRRLGESGDPLPEVRLMTAHTGQRGDAARCRALGVHVYLTRPVQPSDLLDAILQTLGAEGMGPLITRHSLREQRRRLNILLVEDNKVNQTLALRLLEKLGHVTHVANNGREAIDAWTSARFDVILMDLQMPEMGGLEATALIRERERGRGEHTPILAMTAHAMEGDRERCLAAGMDDYIAKPIQPPALAAALARLGESSLMNDADIPMPPDSPDKAPAFDIGTVLANLGDDRELLDQLAELYLQDEAQMRAQLDTAAANMDLSALHSATHAIKGAVANFSADAAIRAANLVESLCRSGNMDALGEAVARFNAALDAFSDALRTLLAEADS comes from the coding sequence ATGCGCGCCCTGCTCGACCGACTGCGTCCCCGATCACTGCGTCACCGTATCGTCGCCGTGTTCGTCGTGATGGGTCTGGTCACGGTGCTGGTGGCGACGGCGACCCTGCATCGCATCCTGCCCGAACGCGCCACCGCACGGCTCGAAGAGAACACGCGCGCCCTGGTCTCGCTCGTGGCCACCCTCATGGCCGATGCCGTCGCCGCGAACGACGTCCCGACCCTGGTGCAGAAGCTCAACCCGTTCGCGGATCATCCCGGGCTCAACGAACTGGTCGTCTCCGACCGCCAGGGGCTCGGCCTCGCCCTGATCAGGCGAGACGGCACGGGCAACGTCCAGACGGCAGCCCCGAACACCCACCCGCTATCACCGCCAACGGACGCAGACAATGTGCGCGTCGACGGGCATGGCCTGACAGTCTGGGCGCCTATCGGCCAGATCGCCCCGCTGGGCTGGGTGCGCGCCACGGTCGCGACGGCGCCGGTCACCGATGCCGCCGCGCTGGCCCTCAAACTGGGCGCACTCGGCCTGCTGCTGCTGGCGGTGGCCAGCGCGGCGCTCAATCAACTGCTCAAGGCGCCACTGCGCGACCTCGACGCGGCGACGGCCTTTGCCGGCCGCATGGGCGAGGACGAAGCCGGGTATCTTCACCTGCACGGCGACGCCACGGAACTGCGCCAGCTGGCCGACGCCCTGAACTGGACCGCCATCCATCTGTGGGACGAGCGCGCGGCGCTCGAGGAGAGCGAGGCGCGCAAGCGCGTCATCACCGAGGCCGCCCTCGACAGCATCATCACCATCGACCCCCGCGGCATGGTCGTGGAGTTCAATCCGGCCGCCGAACGTACGTTCGGGTACAGCCGCGCCGAGGTGCTCCAGGCGCCGCTGTCCGAATTCATCATTCCGCCCGATCTGCGCCAGGCCCACGAGGCCGGCATGCAGCGCTACCTCGAGACCGGCACGGGACCGGTCATCAACCAGCTGATCGAGATCCGCGCGATGCGCAAGGGTGGTCAGGAATTTCCCGTCGAGATGGCGATCCTGCCCGTGGAACTGGACGGCAAGCGCCTGCTCACCGCCTACCTGCGCGACATCAGCGAGCGCAAGACCGCCGCGGCGACGATGGAAGCCAAGGAAGCGCGCATCCGCGGCATTCTCGACAACCTCAGTGAACTGGTGTTCGAAACCGACGCCGATCTGCGCTGGCAGTATCTCAACCCCACCTGGGTGCATCTGGCCAACCTGCCCGTCGACGCCGTGCTGGGCCGGCGTGCACTGGCCTGGGTCGGCGCCCGCGAGCGCAAGCGCCTGCGCGAACAGCTCGACATGCTCGCCGCCGGCAAGAGCGAACGCCTGCGCGCCGACGTGAGGACCATCGGGGTGGCGGGCGAGCCGGTATGGCTCGAACTGTTCGTCCGCCCGTTGCGCGCAGCGGACGGTTCGCTGACCGGGTATTCCGGCACCGCCACCGACGTGACCGCGCGCAAGCAGGTCGAGCAGACCCTGCGCGAGGCGAAGGAGATCGCGGAACACGCCAATCGCGCCAAGAGTGACTTCCTCGCCAACATGAGCCACGAGATCCGCACGCCGATGAACGCCATCATCGGCATGACCGACCTGGCCCTGGAAACCGATCTCGACGACGAGCAGCGCGAATATCTCTCCCTGGTCAAGGGCTCGGCGGACAGTCTGCTGAGCGTGCTCAACGACATCCTCGACTTCTCCAAGATCGAGGCGGGCAAGCTCGATTTCGAGCACATCCACTTCGGCTTGCGCGACTGCGTGTCGCTGGCCCACCGCACCCTCGAGGACCAGGCCGGCCGGCACGGACTGACGCTCACGCAGCATGTCGATCCCACGGTCCCCGATCAGCTGCTCGGCGACCCGCACCGGCTGCGTCAGGTGCTCCTCAACCTGGTATCCAACGCGATCAAGTTCACCGAACAAGGCCATGTCAGCATTCGCGTGGCCCTTGCCGAGAGCAGCGCCACCGAGGCCGAACTGCAGTTCACCGTCGCGGACACCGGCATCGGCATCCCCGAAGACAAGCAGGCCATGATCTTCGACGCCTTCGCCCAGGCGGATGGCTCCTCCACCCGGCGCTATGGCGGCACCGGTCTCGGCCTGGCCATCTGTTCGCAACTGGTCCATGGCATGCACGGGCGCATCTGGGTGGAGAGTTCCCCGGGCAAAGGCAGCCGGTTCCACTTCACGGCCCGCTTCGACCGCGCGCCGGCGCAAGCCCCCGCCCATGCCCGGGACACCGACCTGACGTCACTGCAGGTGCTTGTGGCGGCTGGCGGCGAGGCGGTGCGCCAGCATCTTCAGAGCATGCTCGAGAGCTGGCACATGTGCGTGACCCTGGCCACCACCGGCGCCTCCGCCCTGCAGATGCTGCGCACCGGGCTCAGCGAACCGGGCACGCGCTTCGACGTCCTGGTCGCCGATGCCGAACTCGGCGACATGAACGCCTTCGACTTCTACCGCCGCCTCGGCGAATCGGGCGATCCGCTTCCCGAGGTCCGCCTGATGACGGCCCACACCGGCCAGCGCGGCGACGCGGCCCGCTGTCGGGCGCTCGGCGTCCATGTCTACCTGACCCGGCCGGTGCAGCCTTCCGATCTGCTCGACGCCATCCTGCAGACGCTCGGCGCCGAGGGTATGGGCCCGCTCATCACCCGCCACAGCCTGCGCGAACAGCGCCGGCGACTGAACATCCTTCTGGTCGAGGACAACAAGGTCAATCAGACCCTCGCCCTGCGCCTGCTGGAGAAGCTCGGCCATGTCACCCATGTGGCCAACAACGGCCGCGAAGCCATCGACGCCTGGACGAGCGCGCGCTTCGACGTCATCCTGATGGATCTGCAGATGCCCGAAATGGGAGGGCTCGAGGCCACCGCGCTGATTCGCGAACGGGAACGGGGGCGCGGAGAACACACGCCCATCCTTGCCATGACGGCCCACGCCATGGAGGGCGACCGGGAGCGCTGCCTGGCCGCCGGCATGGACGACTACATCGCCAAACCCATCCAGCCGCCGGCCCTGGCCGCCGCGCTGGCCCGGCTTGGAGAGAGCTCCCTCATGAACGACGCGGACATCCCGATGCCCCCCGACAGCCCCGACAAGGCCCCAGCCTTCGACATCGGCACGGTCCTGGCCAATCTGGGCGACGACCGGGAACTGCTCGACCAGCTGGCCGAACTGTACCTGCAGGACGAAGCGCAGATGCGCGCGCAACTGGACACCGCCGCCGCGAACATGGACCTGAGCGCCCTGCATTCGGCCACCCATGCCATCAAGGGCGCGGTCGCCAACTTCTCCGCCGACGCAGCGATCCGCGCCGCCAACCTGGTCGAATCCCTCTGCCGCAGCGGGAACATGGACGCGTTGGGCGAGGCGGTCGCGCGCTTCAATGCCGCCCTGGACGCTTTCTCGGACGCGCTACGAACGCTGCTTGCCGAAGCGGACTCCTAA
- the gloA gene encoding lactoylglutathione lyase, giving the protein MRLLHTMLRVGNLDQSLAFYTEVLGMTLLRKQDYPDGRFTLAFVGYGPEAETAVIELTHNWDTEHYDLGNGYGHIALAVPDAYAACDAIRARGGKVVREAGPMKHGSTVIAFVEDPDGYKIELIQR; this is encoded by the coding sequence ATGCGCCTGTTGCATACCATGCTGCGAGTCGGCAATCTGGACCAGTCCCTGGCCTTCTACACCGAAGTGCTGGGGATGACGCTGCTGCGCAAGCAGGACTATCCGGACGGCCGCTTCACCCTGGCCTTCGTCGGCTATGGCCCGGAGGCGGAGACCGCGGTCATCGAACTGACCCACAACTGGGATACCGAGCACTACGATCTGGGCAATGGCTACGGCCACATCGCCCTGGCCGTGCCCGATGCCTATGCGGCCTGTGATGCCATTCGCGCGCGCGGCGGCAAGGTGGTGCGCGAGGCCGGCCCGATGAAGCACGGCTCCACGGTGATCGCCTTCGTCGAGGATCCGGACGGCTACAAGATCGAGCTGATCCAGCGCTGA
- a CDS encoding M48 family metallopeptidase, translated as MSGKPRRIELAGRPIDYRLQHSRRRTLALRVDQAGLRVAVPLRTPQRIVDAFLADHRDWVIRTLDDWAARPQPQQIALRHGAEFPLLDQACRLEVSTGRGRAQWRVDGEGAPMLALQCISGQSVHRAAMAAIKARALTDFETRVKTQAARLGRVPPPVRLTSARTRWGSCSERAIRLHWRLIHLPADLIDYVVAHEVAHLVHMNHSPAFWAVVESIYPGAQGARRRLRACGPSLPELIEASPG; from the coding sequence GTGAGCGGCAAGCCCCGGCGCATCGAGCTGGCGGGTCGGCCGATCGATTACCGCCTGCAGCACAGCCGCCGCCGGACCCTGGCCCTGCGCGTCGATCAAGCGGGGTTGCGGGTGGCCGTGCCGCTGCGCACGCCGCAGCGGATCGTCGATGCCTTTCTGGCCGATCATCGCGACTGGGTGATCCGGACCCTCGATGATTGGGCGGCGCGCCCGCAGCCGCAGCAGATCGCGCTGCGCCATGGCGCCGAGTTTCCGCTCCTGGACCAGGCATGCCGGCTCGAGGTGAGCACGGGGCGCGGCCGCGCGCAGTGGCGGGTCGATGGTGAGGGCGCTCCGATGCTGGCGCTGCAGTGCATCTCGGGGCAGTCGGTGCATCGCGCCGCCATGGCGGCGATCAAGGCGCGGGCGCTGACCGACTTCGAGACGCGGGTGAAAACGCAGGCGGCGCGCCTGGGTCGGGTGCCGCCGCCGGTGCGGCTGACCAGCGCCCGCACGCGCTGGGGCAGCTGCAGCGAGCGGGCGATCCGCCTGCACTGGCGGTTGATCCATCTGCCTGCCGACCTGATCGACTACGTGGTCGCCCACGAGGTGGCCCATCTGGTGCACATGAACCACTCGCCGGCCTTCTGGGCGGTGGTCGAATCGATTTACCCCGGCGCGCAGGGTGCGCGCCGCCGTCTGCGCGCCTGCGGCCCGAGTCTGCCCGAACTGATCGAGGCGTCACCGGGCTGA
- a CDS encoding competence/damage-inducible protein A — MGFGAIIIGDEILSGRRQDKHLAKLIELLGERGLMLSWVRYVGDDRARLTQTLRETLATGDIVFSFGGIGATPDDHTRQCAAAALARPLRLHPEAEAIIRAKFGDEITDHRLQMGVYPEGSDIIPNPYNQIPGFAVERHHFVPGFPVMAWPMVAWTLDTHYAALHHAEDYVERAVTVWEAYEGRLIDLMERICAEYPDVTLFSLPSFAEGDRRRSLELGVKGRKAEVDAAMASLCQTLSERGYDWEDK; from the coding sequence GTGGGATTCGGGGCCATCATCATCGGGGATGAAATCCTCTCCGGCCGGCGCCAGGACAAGCACCTGGCCAAGCTGATCGAGCTGCTCGGCGAGCGCGGGCTGATGCTCTCGTGGGTGCGCTATGTGGGCGACGACCGGGCGCGCCTGACGCAGACCCTTCGCGAGACGCTCGCCACCGGCGACATCGTCTTCAGCTTCGGCGGCATCGGCGCGACGCCGGACGACCACACCCGCCAGTGCGCGGCGGCGGCGCTGGCGCGGCCGCTGCGCCTGCATCCGGAAGCCGAGGCGATCATCCGCGCCAAGTTCGGCGATGAGATCACCGACCACCGCCTGCAGATGGGGGTGTATCCCGAAGGCAGCGACATCATTCCCAATCCGTACAACCAGATCCCGGGCTTTGCGGTCGAACGGCACCATTTCGTGCCCGGCTTCCCGGTGATGGCGTGGCCGATGGTGGCGTGGACGCTCGACACCCACTACGCGGCCTTGCACCATGCGGAGGATTACGTGGAGCGGGCGGTGACCGTCTGGGAGGCCTATGAGGGCCGCCTCATCGACCTCATGGAGCGCATCTGTGCCGAGTATCCGGACGTGACCCTGTTCAGCCTGCCCAGCTTCGCCGAGGGCGATCGGCGCCGTAGCCTGGAGCTGGGTGTCAAGGGGCGCAAGGCCGAGGTGGATGCGGCCATGGCGAGCCTGTGCCAGACGCTCAGCGAGCGGGGCTACGACTGGGAAGACAAGTGA
- a CDS encoding EI24 domain-containing protein, with the protein MRRATIRRVGRAHATIIEKVINVVMKDILRAYARAVKSLTERGVLWHLIWPSLAAALVWLVLGIVFWQPMVDGVMGWIGSWDWAAQHMNTSELGAAAVLVLVKITLAVLFLPMVYVTAALVVAVVALPMMLEKVAVTRYSDLEMRKGGTVTGSAINAVVAVLLFLVGIVVSLPFWLIPGVGLVVSILLTAWMNKKAFGYDALMLHGDREEMPRLRKRYSAGLLGLGVGCALLAYVPVLNLFAPAFCGLAYVHYLLEALRRERGGPTMNGAMPA; encoded by the coding sequence GTGCGCCGCGCTACAATCCGTCGTGTCGGTCGCGCCCATGCGACCATCATCGAAAAGGTCATCAACGTCGTCATGAAGGACATCCTCCGGGCCTATGCCCGCGCCGTGAAGAGCCTCACCGAACGGGGTGTGCTCTGGCATCTGATCTGGCCCTCGCTGGCCGCCGCCCTCGTCTGGCTGGTGCTCGGCATCGTGTTCTGGCAACCGATGGTCGATGGCGTCATGGGCTGGATCGGCAGCTGGGACTGGGCCGCCCAGCACATGAACACCTCCGAGCTGGGCGCGGCGGCGGTGCTCGTCCTCGTCAAGATCACCCTAGCGGTGCTGTTCCTGCCCATGGTGTATGTCACCGCGGCGCTCGTCGTGGCGGTCGTCGCCTTGCCGATGATGCTCGAAAAGGTGGCCGTGACCCGCTACTCGGATCTGGAGATGCGCAAGGGCGGCACCGTGACCGGCAGCGCGATCAATGCCGTCGTCGCGGTGCTGCTGTTCCTGGTCGGCATCGTGGTGTCGCTGCCGTTCTGGCTCATTCCCGGGGTCGGGCTGGTGGTCTCGATCCTGCTGACCGCCTGGATGAACAAGAAGGCCTTCGGCTACGATGCTCTGATGCTGCACGGCGATCGGGAGGAGATGCCGCGCCTGCGCAAGCGCTACAGCGCGGGCCTGCTCGGCCTCGGCGTCGGTTGTGCGCTGCTGGCCTACGTGCCGGTGCTCAACCTGTTCGCGCCGGCCTTCTGTGGCCTCGCCTATGTGCATTACCTGCTCGAAGCCCTGCGGCGCGAGCGGGGCGGTCCGACCATGAACGGGGCGATGCCCGCCTGA